In Leptodesmis sichuanensis A121, the following are encoded in one genomic region:
- a CDS encoding site-2 protease family protein — protein MFTSPTEDLTILTVAFGIGILTWGFFRAKPFGKLGILAWLQSVVLMIPWLIVFGLAAAGLMLNLVMILLLLVVSTVVYILLGNQVRSLKEATLQSRRAAAIAESQSSSSDSPPSETKSPESSPTPSSTEESDVVPIPAEDLKAIQGIFGIDTFFATQTIPYQEGAIFRGNLRGDPEEAYARLSTSLKERLGDRYRLFLVENQDEKPVIIVLPSSRDPQPMTLVQKILAVVLLVVTIGSCLESAGFMLGFDILAASNRLPEAVPLAAGIIAILAAHEIGHWIMASRHQVRLSWPFFIPTIQIGSFGALTRFESVLPNRSVLFDVAFAGPAAGGVVSLVMLISGLLLSHQGSLFQLPSQFLQGSILVGTLARVVLKESLQQPLVDVHPLVVLGWLGLVITALNLMPAGQLDGGRIVQAIYGRKIAARTTIGTLILLGLASLVNPLALYWAILILFLQRDLERPSLNELTEPDDARAALGLLALFLMVVTLLPLTPSLAGRLGIGM, from the coding sequence ATGTTTACTTCACCGACTGAAGATTTGACGATATTAACGGTAGCCTTTGGGATTGGCATTTTAACCTGGGGTTTTTTTCGGGCAAAACCCTTTGGCAAGTTGGGAATTTTAGCCTGGTTACAGTCTGTTGTCTTGATGATTCCCTGGTTGATCGTGTTTGGGCTGGCGGCAGCGGGACTGATGCTGAATCTGGTGATGATTCTGTTGCTGCTGGTTGTTTCAACAGTGGTCTATATCCTTCTGGGCAATCAAGTCCGATCGCTCAAAGAGGCTACTTTACAATCCCGTCGGGCTGCCGCGATCGCCGAATCCCAATCTTCCTCGTCAGACTCTCCCCCCTCAGAAACTAAGTCTCCTGAATCTTCCCCCACTCCCTCCAGTACAGAAGAGTCGGACGTTGTTCCCATCCCAGCCGAAGACCTGAAGGCCATTCAAGGCATTTTCGGGATTGATACCTTTTTTGCCACTCAAACCATTCCCTATCAGGAAGGAGCTATCTTCCGGGGCAACCTGCGCGGCGATCCAGAGGAAGCCTACGCCCGCCTATCGACCAGCTTGAAAGAACGATTGGGCGATCGCTATCGGCTGTTCCTCGTTGAAAACCAGGATGAAAAACCTGTGATCATCGTCCTGCCTAGCAGCCGAGATCCGCAGCCCATGACACTGGTTCAGAAAATTCTGGCGGTGGTGCTGCTGGTCGTGACGATCGGGTCTTGCCTGGAAAGCGCGGGCTTCATGCTGGGGTTTGACATCCTTGCGGCCTCAAACCGCCTCCCAGAAGCTGTGCCTCTGGCGGCAGGCATCATTGCGATTCTGGCGGCCCATGAAATTGGTCATTGGATCATGGCCAGTCGGCATCAGGTGCGCTTGAGTTGGCCGTTTTTCATTCCCACAATCCAGATTGGTTCCTTCGGTGCCCTGACTCGCTTTGAGTCAGTTTTGCCCAACCGGAGTGTGTTGTTCGATGTGGCTTTTGCTGGCCCTGCTGCGGGGGGAGTCGTTTCCCTGGTGATGCTGATCAGTGGGTTACTCCTGTCCCATCAAGGGAGTTTGTTTCAATTACCTTCTCAGTTTTTACAAGGTTCCATTCTGGTGGGAACGCTGGCCCGTGTCGTCTTAAAGGAGTCCTTGCAACAGCCTCTGGTGGATGTACATCCTTTAGTGGTGTTGGGCTGGTTGGGACTGGTGATTACTGCCCTGAATCTGATGCCTGCAGGTCAGCTAGATGGGGGCCGGATTGTGCAGGCAATTTATGGTCGCAAGATCGCCGCCCGGACGACGATCGGCACCCTGATCCTGTTAGGACTGGCTTCCCTGGTCAATCCTCTGGCCTTGTATTGGGCGATTCTCATCTTGTTTTTACAGCGCGACCTGGAACGCCCCAGCCTGAATGAATTGACTGAACCGGACGATGCCAGAGCCGCGTTAGGATTACTGGCCTTATTTTTGATGGTGGTGACGCTTCTGCCTTTAACCCCCAGTCTGGCAGGACGGTTAGGAATTGGTATGTGA
- the lptB gene encoding LPS export ABC transporter ATP-binding protein → MKIVLENIHKSYGPRVVVSRVSLSVAQGEIVGLLGPNGAGKTTTFYIATGLEKPNQGRVWLNDTEITSVPFHKRARLGIGYLAQEPSVFRHLTVRENILLVMEQTQVPQQEWARRSEFLLKEFRLEKVANTLGIRVSGGERRRTELARALAAGIEGPKFLLLDEPFAGVDPIAVADIQQIVSQLRDRNLGILITDHNVRETLAITDRSYIMRDGQILASGSSEELYSNPLVRQYYLGDRFQL, encoded by the coding sequence TTGAAAATTGTTCTGGAAAATATTCACAAGTCCTATGGGCCGCGGGTAGTGGTCAGTCGGGTAAGCCTTTCGGTTGCACAGGGAGAAATTGTTGGGCTACTTGGCCCCAATGGAGCGGGTAAAACAACAACCTTTTACATTGCCACAGGACTGGAGAAACCGAATCAGGGACGGGTCTGGCTTAACGATACTGAAATTACTTCCGTTCCTTTTCATAAACGAGCACGTCTGGGAATTGGCTACCTGGCGCAGGAGCCCAGCGTCTTTCGCCATCTCACTGTCCGAGAAAACATCCTGTTAGTTATGGAGCAAACTCAAGTGCCCCAGCAGGAATGGGCAAGGCGATCGGAGTTTCTGCTCAAAGAATTTCGTCTGGAGAAAGTTGCGAATACCCTGGGTATTCGGGTGTCTGGTGGAGAACGTCGCCGCACAGAATTAGCCAGAGCACTGGCAGCAGGCATTGAAGGGCCGAAGTTCTTGTTACTGGACGAACCATTTGCCGGAGTTGATCCGATCGCTGTCGCCGACATCCAACAAATTGTCTCCCAACTCCGCGATCGCAACCTGGGCATCCTGATCACCGATCACAATGTCCGCGAAACTCTTGCCATCACCGATCGCTCCTACATCATGCGCGACGGCCAAATCCTCGCCTCCGGCAGTTCCGAAGAACTCTACAGCAACCCCCTCGTCAGACAATATTACCTGGGCGATCGCTTCCAACTCTAA
- a CDS encoding LptA/OstA family protein: protein MTDFSLLPKLFLNRLGTLAIAPTALVASLLVLGSAGSSPTQFSTAQAQTQPPATVQRPLTLRSDVQEANSKTGVITARGNVQIYYPARQIQATAAQAQYFSRERRIVLSGNVYVLQQGNSLRGETITYLIDEGRFVALPQAPKQVEAIYQVQDNPTPSPSPAASPAPVTPPANPFGQPEFSAPTTPSTSP from the coding sequence ATGACTGATTTCTCTCTACTGCCAAAATTATTTCTTAACCGTTTGGGAACCTTGGCGATCGCGCCTACAGCGTTAGTCGCCTCCCTGTTGGTATTGGGATCTGCTGGCTCGTCGCCCACGCAGTTCAGTACGGCTCAGGCTCAAACGCAGCCACCCGCTACGGTACAACGACCGTTAACGTTGCGATCGGACGTTCAGGAAGCCAACTCTAAAACTGGAGTGATTACGGCTCGTGGCAACGTGCAAATTTATTATCCTGCCAGACAAATTCAGGCCACCGCAGCCCAGGCTCAATACTTCAGTCGCGAGCGCCGGATTGTCTTGAGTGGCAACGTTTACGTTCTGCAACAGGGGAATAGTTTGCGAGGCGAAACCATTACTTACCTGATTGATGAAGGACGATTTGTTGCCCTTCCCCAGGCTCCGAAACAGGTGGAAGCCATTTATCAAGTCCAGGATAATCCCACTCCATCTCCCTCTCCAGCCGCTTCCCCTGCCCCTGTTACCCCTCCAGCTAATCCTTTTGGGCAACCCGAGTTCAGTGCCCCGACTACTCCTTCTACCAGTCCTTAG
- the tsf gene encoding translation elongation factor Ts, producing MADISAKAVKELRDKTGAGMMDCKKALQENEGNIEKAIEWLRKKGIASADKKAGKVAAEGLVDSYIHIGGRIGVLVEVNCQTDFVARNEDFKALVSNIAKQVAACPNVEYVKVSDIPAEVAEKEKAIEMGKDDLAGKPDNIKEKIVQGRIDKRLKEMCLLDQPYIKDSTITVEELVKQHIAKLGENIQVRRFVRFNLGEGIEKEETDFAAEVAAQMGVATPQQEEAPKAAEPAPAAETPAAPAATAVATEAPKEDSKADKKGFKKDSKKDGKKGKK from the coding sequence ATGGCGGATATTTCAGCAAAGGCTGTCAAGGAACTGCGCGACAAAACGGGCGCAGGGATGATGGATTGTAAGAAGGCCCTGCAAGAAAACGAGGGCAACATTGAAAAAGCAATCGAATGGCTGCGGAAGAAGGGCATTGCTTCAGCCGATAAGAAGGCTGGCAAGGTTGCGGCTGAAGGTCTGGTAGACAGCTACATTCACATCGGTGGCCGGATTGGGGTGCTGGTGGAAGTCAACTGTCAGACGGACTTTGTAGCCCGGAATGAAGATTTCAAGGCACTGGTTAGCAACATTGCCAAGCAGGTTGCCGCCTGTCCCAACGTGGAATACGTGAAGGTGAGCGACATTCCTGCTGAGGTGGCCGAAAAGGAAAAGGCGATCGAAATGGGCAAGGATGATCTGGCGGGCAAACCGGACAACATCAAGGAAAAGATTGTTCAGGGACGGATTGACAAACGCCTGAAGGAAATGTGCCTGCTAGATCAGCCTTATATTAAGGACTCCACCATCACCGTTGAGGAACTGGTGAAGCAGCATATTGCCAAACTGGGTGAAAACATTCAGGTACGCCGTTTTGTCCGGTTCAATCTGGGTGAAGGGATTGAGAAGGAAGAAACCGATTTTGCCGCTGAAGTGGCGGCTCAAATGGGAGTAGCAACTCCGCAGCAGGAAGAAGCACCCAAAGCAGCAGAACCTGCCCCAGCCGCCGAAACTCCAGCAGCCCCAGCCGCAACAGCCGTAGCTACGGAAGCACCGAAAGAGGACTCGAAGGCCGACAAAAAAGGCTTCAAGAAGGATTCCAAGAAAGACGGCAAGAAGGGCAAGAAATAA
- a CDS encoding LptF/LptG family permease, whose product MATGTSTLEKPPFNPLNWLPGLSLMDRYIAAELILPFTFGVVAFTSIGLSIGVLLDLLRRVTESGLPLSIALQILFLKLPYFIGLAFPMSMLLSCLMVYGRLSSDSELIALRSCGVSVYRLVAPAIAIGLLVTGITFAFNEAVVPAANYRAAQILDQAVNKNRPSFTEKNILYQEFRKVKQPDGRREDVLSRTFYAREFDGQRMKGLTILDFSQDGLNQIVASESAMWNAEQKTWDFFNGTIYLVAPDGSYRNIVRFEQQQLKLPRTPLDIAKTSRDADEMNVWEIQDYLQLIEQSGNQREVRKMRLRLQQKLSLPFACLAFGIVGATMGVRPQRTSRAAGFGVSLIIIVSYYLLIILGQALYQFGVFNAFFAGWLPTIAALSAGLFLLIRLNR is encoded by the coding sequence ATGGCCACAGGCACTTCCACCCTCGAAAAGCCTCCTTTCAATCCTCTGAACTGGCTCCCCGGTCTGTCCTTAATGGATCGCTACATCGCCGCAGAGTTGATCCTGCCGTTCACCTTTGGAGTCGTGGCTTTTACCTCGATCGGTCTGTCGATCGGAGTGTTGCTGGATCTGTTGCGACGAGTTACAGAGTCTGGTCTGCCCCTCAGTATTGCCTTACAAATTCTGTTCCTGAAACTGCCCTACTTCATTGGCCTGGCCTTTCCCATGTCCATGCTGCTGTCTTGCTTGATGGTGTATGGACGGCTCTCCAGCGATAGTGAGTTGATTGCGCTGCGGAGTTGTGGTGTGAGTGTTTACCGACTGGTGGCTCCGGCGATCGCGATCGGCTTACTTGTTACTGGTATTACCTTTGCCTTTAATGAAGCCGTCGTTCCAGCGGCCAATTATCGCGCTGCTCAGATTCTGGATCAGGCTGTCAACAAAAACAGACCCTCGTTCACGGAAAAAAATATCTTGTATCAGGAGTTTAGAAAGGTTAAACAACCCGACGGGCGGAGAGAAGATGTACTTTCTCGAACCTTCTATGCTCGTGAATTTGACGGACAGCGGATGAAAGGGTTAACCATCCTGGACTTCTCTCAGGATGGCCTAAATCAAATTGTGGCTTCAGAATCTGCCATGTGGAACGCCGAGCAGAAAACCTGGGATTTCTTCAATGGCACCATTTATCTGGTTGCTCCGGATGGCTCCTACCGCAACATTGTGCGCTTTGAGCAGCAGCAACTCAAACTGCCCCGCACTCCTCTGGATATCGCTAAAACCTCCCGCGATGCCGACGAGATGAATGTCTGGGAAATTCAAGACTATCTGCAACTGATTGAACAGAGTGGCAATCAGCGGGAAGTTCGCAAGATGCGCTTACGCCTGCAACAGAAGCTTTCCCTCCCGTTTGCCTGTCTTGCCTTTGGAATTGTCGGCGCTACGATGGGAGTCCGCCCTCAACGCACCAGTCGAGCCGCTGGCTTTGGTGTTAGCCTGATCATCATCGTCTCCTATTATTTATTGATTATCCTGGGACAAGCCCTATACCAGTTCGGTGTGTTTAATGCCTTCTTTGCTGGGTGGTTGCCGACGATCGCCGCCCTCTCCGCCGGACTTTTTCTCCTGATTCGCCTGAATCGTTAA
- a CDS encoding DUF309 domain-containing protein, which translates to MDDIPLEFWQGVEQFNQGQFYACHDTLEAIWIEAPQSKKNFYQGILQIAVALYHLSNRNWRGCVILMGEGMNRLRSYEPGYADLDLENFLLQTSQLHQHLQQMGPDQPDQMDDVIRQLGLEHSGTHNPRLQSETLPTLQLPILQRVKAT; encoded by the coding sequence ATGGATGACATTCCCTTAGAGTTTTGGCAGGGAGTTGAGCAGTTTAATCAAGGACAATTTTATGCCTGTCATGACACCCTGGAAGCAATATGGATTGAAGCTCCCCAGAGTAAAAAGAATTTTTATCAGGGGATTTTGCAGATCGCGGTGGCTCTCTACCATCTCAGTAACCGGAACTGGCGAGGCTGCGTGATTCTCATGGGAGAGGGAATGAATCGTCTGCGTTCCTATGAACCTGGGTATGCCGATCTGGATCTTGAAAATTTTCTGTTGCAAACCTCCCAGTTACATCAGCATCTGCAACAAATGGGGCCAGATCAACCAGATCAAATGGATGATGTGATTAGGCAACTGGGGTTGGAGCACTCTGGAACTCACAACCCACGTCTCCAGTCTGAAACCTTACCGACTTTACAACTTCCCATCCTACAAAGGGTTAAGGCCACCTGA
- the rpsB gene encoding 30S ribosomal protein S2 yields the protein MPVVSLAQLLESGVHFGHQTRRWNPKMDPYIYTARNGVHIIDLVQTAKLMDEAYNYVRNASEQGKKFLFIGTKRQAAGIVAQEASRCGAYYVNQRWLGGMLTNWATIKTRVERLKELERREETGALDLLPKKEASMLRRELEKLQKYLGGIKAMRKIPDVVVIVDQRREYNAVQECQKLGIPIVSLLDTNCDPDVVDIPIPANDDAIRSIKLIVGRLADAIYEGRHGQLETEDDYEDYEGAEEEYDYDDSDSYAEDDEDTEE from the coding sequence ATGCCAGTTGTTTCGTTGGCTCAGTTACTAGAGTCAGGGGTTCACTTTGGGCATCAAACCCGCCGCTGGAACCCCAAAATGGATCCCTACATTTATACGGCTCGCAATGGGGTTCATATTATCGACCTGGTGCAAACCGCCAAGTTGATGGATGAGGCTTACAACTACGTTCGCAACGCCTCGGAGCAAGGCAAGAAATTTTTGTTCATCGGCACCAAGCGTCAGGCTGCCGGAATTGTAGCTCAGGAAGCCAGCCGCTGCGGAGCTTACTACGTCAACCAGCGCTGGCTGGGGGGAATGCTCACCAACTGGGCAACTATCAAAACCCGTGTCGAGCGGTTGAAAGAACTGGAACGCCGGGAAGAAACGGGTGCGCTTGACCTGTTGCCCAAGAAAGAAGCATCGATGCTACGGCGGGAACTGGAGAAACTGCAGAAGTATCTGGGCGGGATCAAAGCCATGCGCAAGATCCCCGATGTGGTGGTGATTGTGGATCAGCGTCGCGAATACAACGCCGTTCAGGAATGCCAGAAGTTGGGAATTCCGATCGTGTCCCTGCTGGACACCAACTGCGATCCCGATGTGGTGGATATTCCCATTCCCGCCAACGATGACGCGATTCGTTCGATTAAGCTCATTGTGGGTAGACTGGCCGATGCAATCTACGAAGGCCGTCATGGTCAGCTTGAAACCGAGGACGACTACGAAGATTACGAAGGCGCGGAAGAGGAATACGACTACGACGATAGCGATTCCTATGCCGAAGACGACGAAGACACGGAAGAATAG